The proteins below come from a single Triticum aestivum cultivar Chinese Spring chromosome 5D, IWGSC CS RefSeq v2.1, whole genome shotgun sequence genomic window:
- the LOC123123854 gene encoding putative disease resistance protein RGA4 isoform X4, whose amino-acid sequence MEDSIGGLAQTILDALSAAQLQAWIHQAGLGHDMEMLEMELEIVDMGYAAVRERLTGNKEPLVRSLARLKDLLYDADDLVDDLDFYRLLDRPTAGGSSDNALGEQEDIFGAVQVHEKSTGDMDIVSSQVGKRRLSAISEHYELVDQDGNDCRVKCIHCGSEPMVGCGLSQSQLRRHIKTVHYENKKRAAEFSNDTHNALREQEDIFGAVLVDKKSRRDINIQSRQGGKMRSPVWKHFVISETDENNRPVKAKCVHCDSELNCGPKHGTSGLKRHIRSAGCTKKKEAADQPLTPSSSADGIENVETVAIGDSHSRKRIRMDDESTCGAKPETHLWNKAGFLQRIKEITRRLQDISGFLSKVLKLHGSDFVASSNRYRSITSDQHLRTSSVVPRKVYGRVTEKDYIIKFMTEDKPDGSYVLPIVGSAGVGKTALAQLVYNDPTIAEHFEQRIWVSVSNNFDELRLSREILDCVSQQTHAGLCSFAKLQEVLKMHITSKRVLLILDDVWDDFNFRRWSQLLAPLQCNTKGTVILLTTQKLSVAQTVGTVEPIKLRSLPYDDFWLLFKSCAFGDENYERNQNLSIIGLQIVKKLKGNPLAAATVGKLLRRSLTIDHWYNILKNEDWKSVQLSGGIMSALKLSYDQLPYNLQQCFSFCSLFPEKYQFLDEELVQIWIAQGFVKCDNSSKTLEEKGFDYLADLVNLGFFQQVEREETDPNSQPCYIMCDLMHDLAREVSRTEFATIDGVQYCEMLPTIRHLSIVSDSGYNTDQHENIPRSKKLEKKMLAGCTSLRKLRTLVFIAHYDMFFYKLFQDILRQAHNLRLLQISAASAGLNPLLCSSVNFTHLRYLKVEAADGLGALPQILSKFCHLQVLHVGSCTKPTIPVRIDHIVGLRHLVTEEGAYSSIANIGNLTSLQELPNFVVQNSSGFEITQLQSMKELVRLGVSHLENVKTREEAYGAGLREKHHLKELHLSWEVASSDDEYRRDMSSCTDQLSAEVIEGFEPHNNLKHLWISGYNGNLSPSWLANSISLQTLHIEGCGKLEILPSFEQLPFLRKLKLTEMPSMTEVSIPSLEELVLIQMPKLERFSCISTKDLNSNLRVLKIQRCPAMNIFPLFQSSQKFKIEQKSWLPSLRELTIHGCPNLLVSHPLPPSTTISKLSIVDVPTLPRIEISPGDTLTIGSRSEGYDNFDPSSDVMTILDCKILAFHNLRGLRYLRIDGCQNLVSISFTGLGELISLRSLEICSCRKLFSSNVIPEHTREDVTAAKCNSLPSLVTLRIKCCGIAGKWLSLMLGYMQALEELFLEDCPGITQLAEEEENIQSYGFSSSGDPDDTLLTSSAQDGIFCLSLNLMSSLKKISIREFPHQVFCRKNEDLSRFTCLEKLTIWGCPRLLSSLVDKYENDDQMNGRWLLPKSLEELEIRGDSPGMLQPCFLGNLTCLKKLQVWFSPSLRSLQLHNCTTLEELVIGNCGSLAAVEGLQLLGSLKYFKVFRSPGVIPCLENLSRQGYALFPGLERLVFDGPSVFIMSVCKQLTSLQYLQLENWEFVTRLTEEQERGLQLLKSLQELEFWDCSYDLKYLPAALHSLPSLKRLKISGCLGISRLPEQGLPLSLKQLDISNCSKVFNDHCKSLETGNVKVNIVGNTQTA is encoded by the exons ATGGAGGACTCGATTGGGGGGCTGGCGCAGACCATTCTGGACGCCCTCTCCGCCGCGCAGCTGCAGGCCTGGATTCACCAGGCGGGGCTTGGCCATGACATGGAGATGCTGGAGATGGAGCTGGAGATAGTGGACATGGGGTACGCCGCCGTGCGGGAGAGGCTGACCGGCAACAAGGAGCCGCTGGTCAGATCCCTCGCCCGCCTCAAGGATCTGCTCTACGACGCCGACGACTTGGTCGACGACCTTGACTTTTACCGCCTCCTTGATAGGCCCACCGCTGGAGGCTCATCAG ATAATGCTTTGGGTGAGCAGGAAGACATATTTGGGGCAGTCCAAGTCCATGAGAAATCGACCGGAGATATGGATATAGTGAGTAGCCAGGTTGGCAAGAGGCGATTGTCTGCAATATCTGAACACTATGAGCTCgtggatcaagatggaaatgattgTCGAGTCAAATGTATTCACTGTGGCTCAGAGCCGATGGTTGGCTGTGGATTGAGCCAATCACAATTGAGGCGCCATATAAAGACTGTACATTATGAGAATAAAAAAAGAGCTGCTGAATTTTCGAATGACACACATAATGCTCTTAGAGAGCAGGAAGACATATTTGGTGCAGTGCTAGTCGATAAGAAATCAAGGAGAGATATAAATATACAGAGTAGGCAGGGTGGCAAGATGCGGTCTCCGGTCTGGAAGCACTTTGTGATATCCGAAACTGATGAAAACAATAGGCCTGTGAAAGCCAAATGTGTTCACTGTGACTCAGAGCTGAATTGTGGACCCAAACATGGGACATCAGGTTTGAAACGCCATATCCGTAGTGCAGGTTGTACAAAGAAAAAAGAAGCAGCTGACCAGCCACTAACCCCTTCAAG CAGCGCTGATGGTATAGAAAATGTTGAAACAGTTGCCATTGGTGATTCACACAGCAGAAAaaggattagaatggatgatgagTCAACATGCGGGGCCAAACCTGAAACACACCTTTGGAACAAGGCTGGATTTTTGCAAAGGATAAAAGAAATAACTCGCCGGTTACAAGACATATCGGGGTTTCTGAGTAAGGTTCTCAAGTTACATGGTTCAGATTTTGTTGCAAGCTCAAATCGCTATCGAAGTATAACATCAGATCAACACCTAAGAACATCAAGTGTTGTTCCAAGGAAAGTTTATGGAAGAGTTACAGAGAAGGACTACATCATAAAGTTCATGACGGAAGACAAACCTGATGGTTCATATGTTCTTCCTATTGTAGGCAGTGCAGGAGTTGGAAAGACTGCTCTTGCTCAGCTTGTATACAATGATCCAACCATCGCAGAGCACTTTGAACAAAGGATATGGGTTTCAGTGTCTAACAACTTCGATGAGCTGAGACTCTCTAGAGAGATCTTAGATTGTGTCTCTCAGCAAACACATGCAGGGCTATGCAGCTTTGCCAAGCTTCAGGAGGTCTTGAAGATGCATATCACATCAAAGAGGGTTCTGCTTATTTTGGATGATGTTTGGGATGACTTTAACTTCCGCAGATGGAGCCAACTATTAGCTCCTTTGCAGTGTAACACAAAGGGTACTGTGATTCTTTTGACAACTCAAAAATTGTCTGTTGCACAAACTGTTGGTACAGTTGAACCAATTAAGTTGCGTAGTTTACCATATGATGATTTTTGGTTATTATTTAAATCATGTGCATTTGGTGATGAGAACTATGAAAGGAATCAAAATCTTAGCATCATTGGATTGCAAATAGTAAAGAAGTTAAAGGGAAACCCATTAGCAGCAGCAACAGTAGGGAAACTATTACGAAGGAGCCTTACTATTGATCATTGGTATAACATTCTGAAGAACGAAGATTGGAAATCTGTGCAACTCAGTGGAGGTATAATGTCTGCTCTGAAGCTTAGCTATGATCAGCTACCCTACAATTTACAACAATGCTTCTCATTTTGTTCTTTATTCCCCGAGAAATATCAGTTCCTTGATGAGGAGCTGGTCCAAATTTGGATTGCACAGGGATTTGTGAAGTGTGATAATTCAAGTAAGACACTTGAGGAGAAAGGATTTGACTATCTAGCTGATCTTGTGAACTTGGGCTTCTTTCAGCAAGTTGAAAGAGAAGAGACCGATCCAAACAGTCAACCTTGCTACATTATGTGTGATCTTATGCATGATCTTGCTAGGGAAGTCTCAAGAACTGAGTTTGCAACTATAGATGGCGTGCAGTACTGTGAGATGCTGCCAACTATACGCCATTTGTCAATAGTAAGTGATTCTGGATATAACACAGATCAGCATGAAAACATACCCCGCAGTAAGAAGCTTGAGAAGAAAATGCTCGCTGGATGTACATCGCTGAGGAAATTGAGGACATTGGTATTCATTGCGCATTATGACATGTTCTTCTACAAATTATTTCAAGATATATTACGACAGGCACATAATTTGCGCCTGCTGCAAATTTCTGCAGCATCTGCTGGTTTAAATCCTTTACTGTGCAGTTCGGTGAATTTCACCCATCTTCGCTACTTAAAAGTTGAAGCTGCTGATGGGCTTGGGGCTCTGCCTCAAATTTTGAGCAAGTTTTGCCATCTTCAAGTATTACATGTTGGCTCATGTACTAAACCTACTATACCTGTCAGGATCGACCATATTGTTGGCTTGCGGCATCTTGTTACAGAAGAGGGGGCATACTCTTCCATTGCTAACATTGGTAACCTGACATCTCTTCAGGAGCTACCCAATTTTGTGGTTCAAAATTCCAGTGGCTTTGAGATAACACAACTCCAGTCCATGAAAGAACTTGTACGACTTGGGGTCTCTCATCTTGAAAATGTTAAAACTCGGGAGGAGGCTTATGGGGCAGGATTAAGAGAGAAACACCACTTGAAAGAGCTGCACTTGTCTTGGGAAGTTGCCTCGTCAGATGATGAATATCGTAGGGACATGAGCTCCTGTACGGATCAGTTGTCAGCAGAGGTTATTGAGGGCTTTGAACCACACAATAACCTAAAGCATCTGTGGATATCTGGCTACAATGGAAATCTCTCCCCAAGTTGGCTTGCCAACAGTATCTCTTTGCAGACTCTTCATATAGAGGGTTGTGGAAAATTGGAAATACTTCCATCTTTTGAGCAGCTTCCGTTCCTTAGAAAGTTGAAGTTGACGGAAATGCCAAGTATGACAGAAGTATCAATTCCTTCGTTGGAGGAACTGGTATTAATTCAAATGCCAAAGTTGGAGCGGTTTTCCTGCATTTCCACTAAGGACTTGAACTCAAATTTAAGGGTTCTGAAGATTCAGAGATGTCCTGCAATGAATATCTTTCCTCTATTTCAGAGCTCCCAGAAATTTAAAATCGAGCAGAAGTCATGGTTGCCCAGTCTGAGGGAACTCACTATCCATGGATGTCCTAATTTACTTGTGTCACATCCCCTTCCTCCATCAACTACCATTTCTAAATTATCCATCGTCGACGTTCCAACACTCCCAAGGATAGAGATATCACCTGGTGACACGTTAACAATTGGATCCAGAAGTGAGGGCTATGATAATTTTGATCCTTCTTCTGATGTGATGACTATACTGGATTGCAAAATTTTGGCATTCCACAACCTGAGGGGCCTCAGATACTTGCGTATAGATGGTTGCCAGAATCTGGTGTCTATTTCTTTCACAGGATTAGGGGAACTTATTTCTTTAAGGAGTTTGGAAATATGTAGCTGTCGAAAGCTTTTCTCGTCAAATGTTATACCAGAGCATACCCGTGAAGATGTGACAGCTGCAAAGTGTAATTCCCTCCCATCTCTTGTCACTCTCAGAATTAAGTGTTGTGGAATAGCAGGAAAGTGGTTATCTTTGATGCTGGGTTATATGCAGGCCCTAGAGGAATTGTTTTTAGAGGACTGCCCGGGGATAACTCAGTTAGCAGAAGAGGAAGAAAACATTCAATCTTATGGTTTCTCATCGTCAGGAGATCCAGATGACACATTGCTGACAAGCTCAGCTCAAGATGGAATCTTTTGCCTTTCACTAAATCTTATGTCCTCTCTGAAGAAGATATCGATTCGTGAATTCCCACACCAAGTATTTTGCAGGAAAAATGAAGACTTGTCTAGATTTACCTGCCTTGAGAAGCTAACAATTTGGGGATGCCCCAGGCTGCTCTCATCTCTGGTGGATAAATATGAAAATGATGATCAGATGAATGGAAGATGGCTCCTGCCGAAATCACTTGAAGAACTCGAGATCCGTGGCGATTCACCAGGCATGCTGCAGCCCTGTTTTCTGGGCAATCTAACCTGCCTCAAAAAACTACAAGTGTGGTTCAGCCCAAGTCTGAGATCTCTACAGCTGCATAACTGCACGACACTGGAAGAGTTGGTAATTGGAAACTGTGGATCACTTGCTGCGGTAGAAGGCTTGCAATTACTTGGCAGCCTCAAGTATTTCAAAGTATTCAGATCCCCTGGCGTGATTCCATGTCTGGAGAATCTGTCAAGGCAGGGCTATGCTCTATTCCCTGGACTAGAAAGGCTTGTGTTCGATGGCCCCTCTGTCTTTATCATGTCAGTTTGCAAGCAACTCACCTCCCTCCAATACCTACAACTTGAAAATTGGGAGTTTGTAACGAGACTAACAGAAGAGCAAGAGAGAGGGCTTCAGCTCCTGAAATCCTTGCaggagctggaattctgggatTGCAGTTATGATCTCAAATACCTCCCCGCGGCGTTGCACAGCCTTCCTTCACTCAAGAGATTGAAGATCAGTGGTTGTTTGGGAATCTCGAGGCTGCCGGAACAGGGCCTTCCACTCTCGCTGAAGCAACTGGATATCAGCAATTGCAGCAAGGTGTTCAATGATCACTGCAAGTCTCTAGAAACAGGGAACGTAAAGGTCAACATTGTTGGAAATACACAAACTGCTTAA